The DNA window TTCCGATGGATCTTACACCCCAACGCCTATGCCCACCAAGCCTCCTGGAATCACTTCATTGTCCCCAAACTCTGGTGTACCCATTTTCACTACCTTGACACTTGATATTTGGGGTCCTGTTGGCAGTCCTTCCAATTCTGGTTCAGGCAGCAATGGGGACACAAGTACCAGCAATGGAAACCAGCCTAGTGACGGCAGCACTCCTGAAGATGGCTCCGGCAACAACGGTGGAAACGATTCTCACGGCGGCAACGGCCCTGATTCCAATGGCGGAGACGATTCTCACAATAGCTCTGACTCCCCTTTCTTTCCCCCAACCCCTGGTCCCAACGGTGCTCCCCAGTACTCTGACAGCACTTCCGAAAGCTTGTCCGCTGGGAATCCTGGAGCCTCGGGAATCAACACACTGGCACCCACCCCTCTCCAGACACCTGAATTCCCTAATGGAGGTATTCCTGGCACCCAACCTCAGTTTCCTTCCGCAGGCCCTGCCCAAGAAGCCAGTGGTAGCCTTCCAGTCACCACCCAAGCTGGCGCTGAAGGCCAAGGCGAGACTTCTCCTTGGTTCACAAACGTTCCTGAAGGCAACAGTGCCGGTCAGCCAACGTCCCCATATATCACTATCACTGGTCAAGACGGTCTTCCCACCGTAATCAGCAGTGATGGGAATGTGGTCTCAGGTGACGCTCAACCGCCGGCGGTACCAGGATCCCCCCAAAATGGCAACAGCCCAGAGCTGCCCAGTGGAGTATCTTCAGGCTTTCCTATTCCTCCTCCAATCTTCACTGGTATCCCAGGATCTCAGAACCCTTCCAACTCCCCCGCTGGATCTCTACCTGGCAGTGGACCTGATGCAGGTGTCACGACCTGTGCAACATTCACTATCACCGGTCCCAATGGCCTCCCTACCGTTGTGGACTCTACCTGGGTCGTCCCTCTTAGCACCCCCTCCTTCGAAGCATCCTCTCAACTCTCCGCCACCTTTGACCCTCAAGCACCACTCTCATCCATTTCATCTCAACCTGGTCTTCCTACTATTCCAGCATCTGGGTCACCCGAAGATGGATCTGGAGGTTCGGCCGCGATCGCAAGCACAAGTTTCACCATGATTGGTGCTGATGGTAGCCCTACTGTGGTTTATACCACTTGGAATATCCCAGCTGCCACTATATCAACCGGAGACCCAGGTGATGCTTCTACCGCCGCCTCGTCTGGAGGCTTCATGACCATTACCGGACTTCCTCCCTTTGGTTCCTCCGGCCTTGGTGGCCAAATCACTACTGTTCCTGGCCCTGATGATGTCGCCCAAATCACAACCTGCACCAGTTACACTGTCATTGGTGCTGATGGCCTCCCTACTGTCATTGACTCAACATTTGTTATTCCCGGTCCAGTTAACACTGATATTACTGTCGGTGGTGATCCTGAACTTCCCTCGGGGGCTTCCGATGCTCTTCCCAATGGTGTCACATCACCTGCTACTTTCCAAGTCACAAACACTCCCGAGATTCCTCCTTTTAACCCCACTGCTGCCACTGGATCGGGAGGGTTTGGCAATAACGGTATCACAACCTGCACCAGTTACACCATGATTGGCTCCGATGGTCTCCCTACTGTCGTTGACACAACTTGGGTCATACCTGGGTCTGCCAATACACAATCTGAGCTGCCAGGTAACCCATCATTTGTCTCCGACTCACTTCCAACCGGCTTGCCTTCTGGCATTCCTGGCCCATGGGCTTCCTCTGCAGGCATTCCCTCCGATGGTGACCAAGGAAACGTACCCGGTGCCACTACTTGTATCACTTACACCACTATCGGACAAGATGGTCTCCCTACCATTGTTGACACAACTTTTGTGGTTCCCGTGGCTACTGCAACACCTTCCGGAACAGGTCTGATACTCCCAAGCACCAATGGCGACGGCCAGACTGGGTTGTCACCCAACCCTACTGGAGCCTATACTACTACCACGACAGCTGCGATCCTGGGCTCTGATGGCAACGCAACACCAACCGTGCAGACTATCGTCTTCAGCGACTCTTCCGCCCTCGGTGTTTCAACCAGCGCGCCCCAGGGTGCAACCTCAGGTATTGATCCTTCAGGCATTTCTGGACCCGTCTTCACCTCTAGAGATTTAAATTCTCCTTTCACCGACACACCAAGCCTCAATGGATACGACAATGGTATCCCCGGTGCTTCGATGTCAGCTATATTGACTGACGGCAGCGCCGCCGGAGAAGGTACATCTGTTACAGGTACAACCACCGGGACACTTACTTGGACAGTCACCTCCATCACTAACCCTCCTGGTGCCCCCGTCTTCTCAAATGGTGCTTCTCAGCCCCCATTTGTGCCTGACCCTTCAAATGGTGCCCCTGGCGGACCGGCTCAGCCTGCCTATGGATCCCTTGCTACTGAAAGCACCCTCTGGCCTCTTTCTGCTGTTCAGACTTCCACCTGGACCAATGTCATCAAGGCAGAGACCACTTCTTACACATTCAACTATCCCCTTACCACCCTCGCTACCGTCAATGTACCCATGAGGCGGCTTGCTCGTCGCCAGTCTATGACTGCTTGGTCGAATTCCACCACTTCTTTGTCAAGTGCAACATCCGCATCTACAGTCACAACCTCTGAGGCCAGTTCTCCCACTGTCTGCCCTTCAGGTGGAAGCATTGGTAACACCACCATTGATGTAAGTCCCTTTGTCCCTATCATTTTGACTTTCACTAACTCTGCCCAGTTTGACAACTCTAAGCCTGGTCCACTCTTCAACCCTGTTGAGAACATTTGGTTCTCTGGTGGCTTTCTCATCGCACCCCCAACTTCACAGCAGTCCCAGCCCTACATTCCATCCTCTGGTGGCCAGCTCGTGGAGTTCGTCCCTCCTGCTCTTTCGAATACTACAACTACAATCTCTGGAGATGTCGCTCAGATTGGCATGGGTCCTCACGCCGCCAGCCCCTGTTTCCGTTTTGACTTCTTTGGTGCGAACCTCGGATGTGATGCCCGCGGGGACGAAAAGTGGTGCCAGTTTGATATTTCAGCCTATCGCTGGAACGAGACTTCGTCCACAGAAGAATCGATCGCTTGGTCGGAAACCAAGCAAGTACCTGCCTGTTCTAAATTCTCGGAGGGCGGTTACGAGCTGACCCGGGTTGATCTGGATGGTTACAAGGACCTTTCATCGGTATTGATCACCCTGCGTGTCTCGTCAGACCTTCGAGTCTGGTGGGGAGACGATTTCCGTGTTGGTTGGAGCGACAACAGCTGTATTGCTGCAACCTGCCGCGCGAATGCGCCCTCTCAGTTCGTCAAACGAGAGACTGTCATTTCTGCTCTGCGACAAGGTGTCTACCGGTGGACACCATATGAGCTGAAGCGACTTGACGATAGTTTGGTGTGGGAGTCTGCCAACTGAATTATTCCATGTTGCAAAGACCTTGCTTGCATTAGCAAATGGCACATTCATGTCGAGCGATTTGCTCTGTATTATTGTCACGATTTGAAACGAATTTTCTTGGACGGGCGGTGTAATGCTTGATGCTGGGACACGGGTTTAATTGAGAGGCAGTTAGATGGATGGGAAAGCATCATGTCAGATATGATCGGATAACTCTTACCAGTAATCCAGATAAAAATGTATTACTTCTCTTAGACCCTGGAGAGCTGCTACATTGTGAGCTCTGTAACTTCCATCATTAGACAAGTGCGTCGTCGCATGTTTCGAGTCCCTTCGTCACAGGTCTAACAGAGCCTGGATGTATGGGATCCTCCATGTAACCCGATTAAAACCTCTCTCAATTATTGCTGTTTGGTCTCCAACGTTGATCTGTATGCACGAAGGAAGTTTAGATTGCTAACTACATGGTAGAGATGCTGCAGTAGAGCTCCGGCCTGGAAATTCTGAGCTATGGAGGAGGATACGTCACTGGTCTATTCACCCGTCATCACAACAGTGAGACAAATTGTTCAATGAATTTATTACAGTATTATACATTTTGTTCCAGAACGAGCTGTTCATGTCCATCCACTAtgaaatcaatcaatcacttGAGGACGTGCTGCCATACTCGGACTCATCGTACTCAATCTCATCATCGCTCGCGTCGCTACAAGCTTCATTGGCACCCATATCATCCACCCCGTCCTCTACATCGTCTCGATGCTCGTGTCTATCAGTCGGAACACTGATGGGGAGCGGGGCCACAGCGTCGTTGCATTCGATAGAGACGTGTTCAGCCTGCTTGAAAAAGATGTGGTCTTCTTGTAGGCGTTTACCTTGGCTGACAAAGCCCATTGGGCTGTGGGCAAAGTCCTGACCTCGGCGTCGGACTGCGAGCCATTCTTGCAAGAAAGTCAAGGGGGTCTGGACAAGCTGCTTCTGCTCGCATACAGCGGGTATACTCACTTGGCCATCCTCCTGACTGACTTCGTCTTCGGGACCTTCACCATCCGCTTCCACACCATTTTCCGTGGCACCCTCCTGGATTCCAAGCAGGGCGCACAAGGATAGATACTCTTCCCATTCAAAATAAAGTCGTCCACTGTAGACTCCCAATTCGATCCGCAGCCAGCTTGGCGCCTTCCAAGACGAAGGCAGAGGGGGAATGCTATGGAAGTTCATGTCGTTGAAAAGAAGCATCTTTCGGGTTATAGGTGCGGAATAAATAAGAAGGTGTGTATTAACATTGACGTTGACGTCTCTCATGAGGGGGATCAGCGCTTCGGCTTCTTCGGGTATGATGATAACAGCGATGTTAGCGACTGAACTCCAAAGAACCCAGTTAACAGGGCGCTAATATTTTGTCAGTACGGTTTAGCTGAACAACTTTGTAATACGTACCAAGAAATTGTCCATAGAGAGATCACCGTGAGGTCTGATGGTTCGCCCGAATTCGACTGTTTCGAAAAGCTTGGATTTCGTGGCTCCGGACTGCACCTTGAACTTCCGACCTACACCAGTTCTTGCAAGCACACGGGATACATTGATGAAGTAGTTGTTGTCTGCCGGGAGCCTGCCGGTTCTGACAAAAGCTTCAAGGCTGGCATTGAGACCCGGAAAGGAGAGGGCTGCATAATGTTGAGGCTTCTTGACCTGTCGAACAGATTCAACTTCAAAGGCAACCTCTCTTTCCTGCTCGACCTCTTGTAAAGCAGATGCATGAACTGCTTTGCCAGTATCTTGGAAGGTCTTTCGTCGAGCGTTGAGTTCCTGAATAAACCCTTTCAGAACTTCATTGTCCGACGTTTGCATACCTGGCATGCGACTTTTCGTCTTTGGTTCGTAGAGATTCTGCAAGCTTTGCTTCTCATCTTGTTTGATGGCCTGTACGTATGCCTTCCGCTCCGCCTTTTCGATTAAGAACTTGGGGTAGTCCAGCGCGGCTTGCATTCGTCGGCAGTAGTCCATGCCTTGAGAGTAGTAAAGGGGCTGTAGTTGTTCGATTTGGTCACAGGTATTGTCTAAAAGCCATTGGATACTGCAGAAAATGTTAGTTGAGTTGACAGTATATTAAGCAGACTTACACATCGGCCGAGTCGATTGGCTCGTGCATAGTTTTCCCCTGGAGATCCGCAATAC is part of the Fusarium poae strain DAOMC 252244 chromosome 4, whole genome shotgun sequence genome and encodes:
- a CDS encoding hypothetical protein (SECRETED:SignalP(1-21)); the protein is MRISASLGVLVASGLLGHSASQATDYSNTNGSPFGNQPDGSGNAIPGNNGGVSNTLPYPSNAVGSIPGSLPSGVGPVGPVFPGDGSNGLPPTGPVGGPENLPGSASPGGGSNGPYPNGPGGIPGNLPGSGSPADDANGLPPNGPTGGPGNVPGSIPGSSSSNGNGNFPGAGSVIIPGSFPTSIPQNVPSSPDSPLSGASDIPTCPFRSTKTVVVTIYPTDTESESGFHWPDDSDSDGSYTPTPMPTKPPGITSLSPNSGVPIFTTLTLDIWGPVGSPSNSGSGSNGDTSTSNGNQPSDGSTPEDGSGNNGGNDSHGGNGPDSNGGDDSHNSSDSPFFPPTPGPNGAPQYSDSTSESLSAGNPGASGINTLAPTPLQTPEFPNGGIPGTQPQFPSAGPAQEASGSLPVTTQAGAEGQGETSPWFTNVPEGNSAGQPTSPYITITGQDGLPTVISSDGNVVSGDAQPPAVPGSPQNGNSPELPSGVSSGFPIPPPIFTGIPGSQNPSNSPAGSLPGSGPDAGVTTCATFTITGPNGLPTVVDSTWVVPLSTPSFEASSQLSATFDPQAPLSSISSQPGLPTIPASGSPEDGSGGSAAIASTSFTMIGADGSPTVVYTTWNIPAATISTGDPGDASTAASSGGFMTITGLPPFGSSGLGGQITTVPGPDDVAQITTCTSYTVIGADGLPTVIDSTFVIPGPVNTDITVGGDPELPSGASDALPNGVTSPATFQVTNTPEIPPFNPTAATGSGGFGNNGITTCTSYTMIGSDGLPTVVDTTWVIPGSANTQSELPGNPSFVSDSLPTGLPSGIPGPWASSAGIPSDGDQGNVPGATTCITYTTIGQDGLPTIVDTTFVVPVATATPSGTGLILPSTNGDGQTGLSPNPTGAYTTTTTAAILGSDGNATPTVQTIVFSDSSALGVSTSAPQGATSGIDPSGISGPVFTSRDLNSPFTDTPSLNGYDNGIPGASMSAILTDGSAAGEGTSVTGTTTGTLTWTVTSITNPPGAPVFSNGASQPPFVPDPSNGAPGGPAQPAYGSLATESTLWPLSAVQTSTWTNVIKAETTSYTFNYPLTTLATVNVPMRRLARRQSMTAWSNSTTSLSSATSASTVTTSEASSPTVCPSGGSIGNTTIDFDNSKPGPLFNPVENIWFSGGFLIAPPTSQQSQPYIPSSGGQLVEFVPPALSNTTTTISGDVAQIGMGPHAASPCFRFDFFGANLGCDARGDEKWCQFDISAYRWNETSSTEESIAWSETKQVPACSKFSEGGYELTRVDLDGYKDLSSVLITLRVSSDLRVWWGDDFRVGWSDNSCIAATCRANAPSQFVKRETVISALRQGVYRWTPYELKRLDDSLVWESAN